The Phycisphaerae bacterium RAS1 genome includes a region encoding these proteins:
- the pimB_1 gene encoding GDP-mannose-dependent alpha-(1-6)-phosphatidylinositol monomannoside mannosyltransferase, translated as MRVALLIAGAANMYCGSCLRDNRLAATLRRAGRDVVALPLYTPIRTDETAVTESRVYFGGVGVYVRQRWPLLAKLPGVAALLNWGPALKMASRLAGATRAEQLGPLTLSVLRGEQGEQRAALRELVEGLRRLRPAVVNLPNLLFIGVAAELRRALGVKVVCSLSGEDLFVDALPEPWRPRAMAEISRRSADVDAYVAMTQYYAGHAAAQFGLPRERIHHVPLGVAVEDFAPAATRDASRPFTLGYLARICPEKGVGALIDAFLRLRREGRRARLRIAGYLGASDRAYFDQQLAKAAAAGARDEIDVVGEVTREQKAAFLRSLDLFSVPSVYHESKGLYVIEAMAAGVPVVQPRHGSFPELVESCVGGVLYEPNDPVALPSAIATLMDDAPRRAQLGAAGAAAVRAQYSDEIMARRMWQMYETLPAPKA; from the coding sequence ATGCGCGTCGCGCTTCTGATCGCCGGGGCCGCCAACATGTACTGCGGGAGCTGCCTGCGCGACAACCGGCTGGCGGCGACGCTGCGGCGGGCCGGTCGCGACGTCGTCGCGCTGCCGCTGTACACGCCGATCCGCACGGACGAGACGGCGGTGACCGAATCGCGCGTCTACTTCGGCGGCGTGGGTGTTTATGTGCGGCAGCGCTGGCCGCTGCTGGCGAAGCTGCCGGGCGTCGCGGCGCTGCTCAACTGGGGACCCGCCCTGAAAATGGCGTCGCGGCTTGCGGGTGCGACGCGCGCGGAGCAGCTCGGACCGCTGACGCTGTCGGTGCTTCGCGGCGAGCAGGGGGAGCAGCGGGCCGCGCTGCGCGAGCTCGTCGAGGGGTTGCGCCGATTGCGGCCGGCGGTGGTCAATCTCCCGAATCTGCTCTTCATCGGCGTGGCCGCGGAGCTGCGGCGAGCGCTCGGTGTGAAAGTCGTATGCTCGCTCAGCGGCGAAGACCTGTTCGTCGACGCGCTGCCCGAGCCGTGGCGCCCGCGGGCGATGGCCGAAATCAGCCGGCGCTCGGCGGATGTGGACGCTTACGTCGCGATGACGCAGTACTACGCCGGGCACGCCGCCGCGCAGTTCGGGCTGCCGCGCGAGCGCATTCACCACGTACCGTTGGGCGTTGCGGTTGAGGATTTCGCGCCCGCGGCGACGCGCGACGCGAGTCGTCCATTCACGCTCGGATACCTGGCCCGAATCTGCCCGGAGAAGGGCGTGGGAGCGCTGATCGACGCGTTTCTGCGGCTGCGGCGCGAGGGACGCCGCGCGCGGCTGCGAATCGCCGGATATCTGGGGGCGTCGGATCGCGCGTATTTTGATCAGCAGCTCGCGAAGGCCGCCGCGGCGGGAGCGCGCGACGAGATTGACGTGGTGGGGGAGGTGACGCGCGAGCAAAAGGCTGCGTTTCTGCGGTCACTGGATCTGTTCAGCGTCCCGAGCGTCTACCACGAATCGAAGGGGCTGTATGTAATCGAGGCGATGGCCGCGGGCGTTCCGGTCGTGCAGCCGCGGCACGGGTCGTTTCCCGAGTTGGTCGAATCCTGCGTCGGTGGAGTGCTCTACGAGCCGAATGATCCGGTGGCGCTGCCGAGTGCGATTGCCACGCTGATGGATGATGCGCCGCGCCGCGCTCAGCTCGGCGCCGCCGGCGCCGCGGCCGTGCGGGCGCAGTATTCGGATGAGATCATGGCGCGGCGGATGTGGCAGATGTATGAAACGCTGCCGGCGCCGAAGGCGTAG
- the pknD_2 gene encoding Serine/threonine-protein kinase PknD, with amino-acid sequence MLAIFRATHLVLMVGLLSPYAAPQAARLGLFTHQRDELADPQGVAFKADGSILVCDATARVIRRLSPQLVPIAETPLAARPGTPMRPVGVAVDRDGRVYVSDAAADCVRVLDVDGAPLKIIGRRGRGDDELCDPAGIAVHGDHIFVADSGNHRIMRFLREGTAAAPIGRYGQAAGELNRPLGVALDGQGNIYVADTDNHRIQKFDAAGGFLKMWGDFGYFPGLLSEPSGIAFHAGQVYVADKLNHRIQVFSSDGDLVYEWGLHVFEPHEGRGKFHYPSALAIAEDGGLAAVAESFEDRVQLFGLSSGPTSDIPPLPPMEPGLSSHFGPPVSVGGKLLVLSEPESRKVLIYDYTQPTPIQIHNFGAFGCRLGQFSRISAVALDPGRDRLYVADIGNRRLCEFALSRGDGPLKFEPRMSRFVRAIDLADATLMQRGECTWPVEPSAMLVTAAGLVLLDARNARVLTLSRELELTQGWGRRGTAVGELWRPSGIAAGRDGEALFIADGELGRVGAFSTSGEFLYALQTPRDRVTGPVQPSGVAAGVDGCVYVTDAATHRVLKFSERGEFIKLWGSRGLGAGQFFKPGGVVQTAEGRVYVVDFGNHRVQCFDGEGNFTGVFGARLYAQAARRSAARP; translated from the coding sequence ATGCTCGCTATTTTTCGCGCCACGCACTTGGTGCTGATGGTCGGACTGCTGTCGCCCTACGCGGCGCCCCAGGCGGCTCGGCTCGGCTTGTTCACGCACCAGCGGGATGAGCTGGCTGATCCGCAGGGCGTCGCCTTCAAGGCGGATGGGTCCATTCTCGTCTGCGACGCGACGGCTCGGGTCATCCGGCGGCTCTCACCTCAACTTGTCCCGATTGCGGAGACACCGTTGGCGGCCCGGCCTGGTACGCCCATGCGGCCGGTCGGAGTGGCGGTTGATCGCGACGGGCGCGTCTACGTTTCCGACGCCGCGGCCGACTGTGTTCGCGTTCTCGATGTTGACGGCGCGCCGCTTAAGATCATCGGACGGCGCGGACGCGGCGACGACGAGCTGTGCGACCCGGCGGGGATCGCCGTGCACGGAGATCACATTTTCGTCGCCGATAGCGGCAACCACCGCATCATGCGTTTCTTGCGAGAGGGGACGGCGGCGGCGCCGATCGGTCGCTACGGGCAGGCCGCGGGCGAGTTGAATCGGCCGCTGGGCGTCGCGCTGGACGGCCAGGGGAATATCTACGTCGCCGACACGGACAACCATCGCATTCAGAAATTCGATGCAGCCGGCGGCTTTCTCAAGATGTGGGGAGATTTCGGCTATTTTCCAGGCCTGCTGAGCGAGCCGAGCGGCATCGCGTTTCACGCCGGCCAGGTCTACGTTGCTGACAAGTTGAATCACCGCATTCAGGTGTTCAGCAGCGACGGCGACTTGGTTTATGAGTGGGGCCTGCACGTGTTTGAGCCGCACGAGGGCCGCGGCAAGTTCCACTATCCCAGTGCGCTGGCGATCGCCGAGGATGGCGGGCTGGCCGCGGTGGCGGAGTCGTTCGAAGACCGCGTGCAGCTTTTTGGGCTGTCGAGCGGGCCGACCAGCGACATCCCGCCCCTGCCGCCGATGGAGCCCGGTCTGAGCTCGCACTTCGGCCCGCCGGTCTCGGTCGGCGGCAAGCTGCTGGTATTGAGCGAGCCGGAGTCGCGCAAGGTGCTCATCTACGATTACACGCAGCCGACGCCGATCCAGATTCACAATTTCGGGGCGTTCGGCTGCCGGCTGGGGCAGTTCTCGCGGATTTCCGCGGTTGCGCTCGACCCCGGGCGGGACCGGCTTTACGTCGCGGACATCGGCAATCGGCGGCTGTGCGAGTTCGCGCTGTCGCGCGGCGACGGGCCGCTGAAATTCGAGCCGCGCATGAGCCGCTTTGTCAGGGCCATCGACCTGGCGGACGCGACGTTGATGCAGCGCGGCGAGTGCACCTGGCCTGTTGAGCCGTCGGCGATGCTGGTGACCGCGGCAGGGCTGGTGTTGTTGGACGCGCGGAACGCGCGTGTGCTGACGCTGAGCCGCGAGCTTGAGCTCACGCAGGGCTGGGGCCGGCGCGGCACGGCCGTCGGCGAGCTCTGGCGGCCGAGCGGCATCGCTGCGGGCCGCGACGGCGAAGCGCTGTTCATCGCCGATGGGGAGCTGGGGCGCGTCGGCGCATTTTCGACATCCGGCGAATTTCTGTACGCGCTGCAAACGCCCCGCGACCGGGTTACCGGCCCAGTCCAGCCCAGCGGCGTGGCGGCCGGCGTCGATGGCTGCGTTTACGTTACTGACGCTGCGACGCACCGCGTGCTGAAATTTTCGGAACGGGGTGAGTTCATAAAGCTCTGGGGGTCGCGCGGGCTGGGCGCCGGGCAGTTTTTCAAACCCGGCGGCGTGGTCCAGACGGCGGAAGGCCGGGTGTACGTCGTTGATTTCGGCAATCACCGCGTGCAGTGCTTCGATGGCGAGGGGAATTTTACCGGAGTCTTCGGCGCCCGGCTCTACGCGCAGGCAGCCAGACGGTCCGCAGCGCGTCCCTAA
- a CDS encoding AP-4-A phosphorylase produces the protein MPESQKNLWAPWRMQYLENIDAPAGGCFLCRYRDDRAGDEANHVVWRSESLLLVLNRFPYNNGHLLVAPTLHQGKLEDLPEGVLTRLMLAVRDAQRVLAAALNAQGFNIGLNLGHCAGAGLPDHLHFHIVPRWGGDTNFMPVLSDVKVIPEALTAVQRRFVETAARLGLFP, from the coding sequence GTGCCGGAGAGCCAGAAGAACCTCTGGGCGCCGTGGCGGATGCAGTATCTGGAGAACATCGACGCGCCGGCAGGGGGGTGTTTTCTTTGCCGCTACCGGGATGATCGGGCCGGCGATGAAGCGAACCACGTCGTGTGGCGCAGCGAGTCGCTGCTGCTGGTGCTGAATCGTTTTCCGTATAACAACGGCCACCTGCTGGTGGCGCCGACGCTGCACCAGGGGAAGCTCGAAGATCTGCCCGAAGGTGTTCTCACGCGGCTCATGCTGGCGGTGCGCGATGCACAGCGCGTGTTGGCGGCGGCGCTGAATGCGCAGGGGTTCAACATCGGCCTGAACCTGGGGCATTGCGCCGGGGCGGGCTTGCCGGACCATCTGCACTTTCACATTGTGCCGCGCTGGGGCGGGGATACGAATTTCATGCCGGTGTTGTCGGATGTGAAGGTAATTCCGGAGGCGCTGACGGCGGTGCAGCGGCGGTTTGTGGAGACGGCGGCCAGGCTCGGGCTCTTCCCGTAG
- a CDS encoding Dienelactone hydrolase family protein: MRASLLAILAALIPLAEAKVVTRPVEYKHGDVALEGFLAFDDAQPGKRPGVLIVHEWWGLNDYAKRRAQQLAEMGYVAFALDMYGKGVVATTREEAQKLSGQFHGSPLMRERARAGLAVLAADEHVDAKRIAASGYCFGGSTVLELAYSGADIAGVVSFHGGLTAPKPEDMKNIKARILVLHGADDPFISADAIAAFQRGMQAAKADWQMVYYGGAVHAFSNPGVNAANIDGAKYDEKADRRSWEDMRQFFREIFGEK, encoded by the coding sequence ATGCGCGCCTCGCTGCTCGCCATCCTCGCCGCACTGATCCCCCTCGCGGAGGCCAAAGTCGTGACCCGTCCGGTGGAATACAAGCACGGCGACGTCGCCCTTGAAGGCTTCCTCGCCTTTGACGATGCGCAGCCCGGCAAGCGCCCGGGCGTGCTGATCGTGCACGAGTGGTGGGGCCTTAACGATTACGCCAAGCGCCGCGCCCAGCAGTTGGCTGAAATGGGCTACGTCGCCTTCGCGCTCGACATGTATGGCAAGGGCGTCGTCGCCACCACGCGCGAAGAGGCCCAGAAACTCTCCGGCCAGTTCCACGGCAGCCCGCTGATGCGCGAGCGAGCCCGCGCGGGGCTGGCCGTGCTGGCCGCCGACGAGCACGTCGACGCCAAACGTATCGCCGCCAGCGGATACTGCTTCGGCGGATCAACCGTGCTGGAGCTGGCCTACAGCGGCGCGGACATCGCCGGCGTGGTCAGCTTCCACGGCGGCCTGACGGCGCCCAAGCCGGAGGATATGAAGAACATCAAAGCCCGCATCCTCGTGCTGCACGGGGCCGATGACCCGTTCATCTCGGCTGACGCGATCGCGGCGTTTCAGAGGGGCATGCAGGCCGCCAAGGCGGATTGGCAGATGGTCTACTATGGCGGCGCGGTGCACGCATTCTCAAACCCGGGCGTCAACGCAGCGAACATCGACGGCGCGAAGTACGACGAGAAAGCCGACAGAAGGTCGTGGGAGGATATGAGGCAGTTCTTTCGCGAGATTTTCGGGGAGAAGTGA
- a CDS encoding Undecaprenyl-phosphate mannosyltransferase translates to MEPVAASESSTGPGGAGRRAPAPPDDAQRPLLSLLIPAYNERLTVLGVIERVRAVPFPCAFEIIVVDDGSTDGTTDILRAKENGGQPFPPAGVRVFFHERNRGKGAAVQTALEHVRGEIVVIQDADEELDPTDILPLLAEVRSGRPVCYGSRFMRDTARFRFKLIYWANRTLTLMSNLLAGQTLTDMNTCYKMMRTDIARRLALESRGFTIEPEITVKLARLGLPIVEVPIRYKPRDRAAGKKIRSRDFVRYIVAMLRFRFSRSFRGNAKSGGKRG, encoded by the coding sequence ATGGAACCCGTCGCTGCGTCGGAGAGTTCGACCGGCCCCGGCGGCGCTGGGCGCCGCGCGCCGGCGCCGCCCGATGATGCGCAGCGCCCGCTGCTTTCGCTGCTCATACCGGCCTATAACGAACGTCTGACCGTGCTGGGGGTGATCGAGCGCGTCCGCGCCGTGCCCTTCCCCTGCGCGTTTGAAATCATCGTGGTGGACGACGGCTCCACCGACGGCACGACGGACATTCTGCGCGCGAAGGAGAATGGCGGACAGCCGTTTCCGCCGGCGGGCGTGCGGGTCTTCTTTCACGAGCGCAACCGCGGCAAGGGTGCTGCCGTTCAGACCGCTCTTGAGCATGTACGCGGCGAAATCGTCGTCATTCAGGACGCCGATGAAGAGCTCGACCCGACCGACATCCTGCCGCTCCTGGCCGAAGTCCGCTCGGGCCGGCCGGTGTGTTACGGCTCGCGTTTCATGCGCGACACGGCCCGCTTCCGCTTCAAGCTGATCTACTGGGCCAACCGCACGCTGACGCTGATGAGCAACCTTCTCGCCGGCCAGACGCTGACCGACATGAACACGTGCTACAAGATGATGCGCACCGACATCGCCCGCCGGCTGGCGCTTGAGAGCCGCGGCTTTACGATTGAGCCGGAGATCACGGTCAAGCTGGCGCGGCTGGGGCTGCCGATCGTCGAAGTCCCGATCCGCTACAAGCCGCGCGACCGCGCCGCCGGTAAGAAGATCCGCTCGCGCGATTTCGTACGGTACATCGTGGCGATGCTGCGATTTCGCTTCAGCCGGTCGTTTCGCGGAAATGCCAAGAGCGGCGGGAAGCGCGGATGA
- a CDS encoding Tetratricopeptide repeat protein, whose translation MTRPTGEIAAPRRGWAPAVSLAAALLLLLSLSLQQVWNVDYGVLLRIGQFVWQNRAVPAHDVISYTVTDHQWIELRWLFCLLVYGAWNLGGAALTVVAAAVMLITTYALLLWPSRRALVAWPAVVALGIAILGAAGRYVVRPELATYLLTAVFLFVLDQPRLRRGRWLWLLPLLQVVWVNSHTVFIFGPLIAWTYAGAAFLKTVLPLPRRAHEAVSRSFGEALRLAAAALAVTAACWVNPYGQRGALLPILLAREIGAGSFLGRWIDEFRSPFSGGVWSWDLRAAALLAVLNLAGFLANYRRLSVARLALCAGLTYLGGLAVRNVALFVLVSIWALLRNVAEMLEARSSAGRGAPMPLPAAPCRPNALGHVAVGLLLTAGAWYVATDRYAIGLGSPRRFGLGMDERNYAKAAVDFLIAEKAEGPVFHSMPDGSYMAWAGAGRYPVHVDGRLEVYGEAFLRNWIRGSNQEWEPYFAKWGINVAMLQREHFGTLIEGLRRSPQWVLVYVDHRELILVRDIPQHTDLIRRCRIDPSQPWQPRAPEPDAPPAGWRRAIGAIERPWYALGLAETWLLLGSPENAAAAVQRGLERFPRDRELGLLLAGLDYGLERGADAARLMADLGPTPVEAAGARHLAARVLAGRGNADAAIAALEESVRLAPDAGAYGALARLLAGAGRVIRARECYEQATRLSPRQVEHWVGLGMCCEQAADPDGAVRAYTEALRIDGSRAEIHNQLGILYAKRGDAAAARRCFERALAVKPDYASARANLQRVSQMNP comes from the coding sequence ATGACGCGGCCGACGGGCGAGATTGCGGCGCCGCGACGTGGCTGGGCGCCGGCGGTCAGCCTTGCGGCCGCTCTGCTGCTTCTTCTGAGCCTCTCCTTGCAGCAGGTCTGGAACGTCGATTACGGCGTGCTGCTGCGCATTGGGCAATTCGTCTGGCAGAACCGCGCCGTGCCGGCGCACGACGTCATTTCCTACACGGTGACGGATCACCAGTGGATTGAGCTGCGCTGGCTGTTCTGTCTGCTGGTTTATGGCGCCTGGAATCTCGGCGGCGCGGCGCTGACCGTCGTTGCTGCGGCCGTCATGTTGATCACGACGTATGCGCTTCTGCTCTGGCCGTCGCGACGAGCGCTCGTCGCCTGGCCCGCGGTGGTCGCTTTGGGGATCGCGATTCTCGGGGCCGCAGGGCGATATGTCGTGCGCCCGGAGCTGGCGACGTACCTGCTCACGGCGGTGTTCCTGTTCGTTCTGGATCAGCCGCGCCTGCGACGGGGCCGCTGGCTCTGGTTGCTGCCGCTGTTGCAGGTCGTTTGGGTCAACTCCCATACCGTGTTCATCTTCGGCCCGCTGATCGCCTGGACGTACGCCGGCGCGGCGTTTCTGAAAACGGTGCTGCCGCTGCCGCGCCGTGCTCACGAGGCCGTGTCGCGCAGCTTTGGCGAGGCTCTGCGGCTGGCCGCGGCCGCGCTGGCCGTCACGGCGGCCTGCTGGGTGAATCCGTACGGTCAGCGCGGGGCGCTGCTGCCGATTCTGCTGGCGCGCGAAATCGGCGCGGGCAGCTTTCTGGGCCGCTGGATCGATGAATTCCGAAGTCCGTTTTCCGGCGGCGTCTGGTCGTGGGATCTGCGCGCCGCCGCGTTGCTGGCCGTGCTCAATCTAGCTGGGTTCCTCGCCAACTACCGGCGGTTGAGCGTGGCGCGGCTGGCGCTGTGCGCCGGATTGACCTATCTCGGCGGGCTGGCGGTGCGAAACGTCGCACTTTTCGTGCTGGTCAGCATCTGGGCGCTGCTTCGCAACGTCGCTGAAATGCTGGAGGCGCGCTCGTCCGCCGGTCGCGGCGCGCCGATGCCGTTGCCGGCGGCGCCGTGTCGTCCGAACGCGCTTGGGCATGTCGCCGTGGGGCTGCTGCTGACCGCCGGTGCGTGGTACGTTGCGACCGACCGCTACGCCATCGGCCTTGGTTCGCCGCGGCGATTCGGGCTGGGAATGGATGAGCGAAATTACGCCAAAGCGGCGGTTGACTTTCTGATAGCCGAAAAGGCTGAAGGTCCGGTTTTCCACTCCATGCCCGATGGCTCGTACATGGCCTGGGCCGGCGCCGGGCGCTACCCGGTACACGTGGACGGACGGCTGGAGGTGTATGGCGAAGCGTTTCTGCGGAACTGGATTCGCGGTTCGAACCAGGAGTGGGAGCCGTATTTCGCCAAGTGGGGAATCAACGTCGCGATGCTGCAGCGCGAGCATTTCGGCACGCTGATCGAGGGGCTGCGGCGCTCGCCGCAGTGGGTACTGGTATACGTCGATCACCGCGAGTTGATTCTTGTGCGCGACATCCCGCAGCACACGGACCTGATTCGCCGCTGTCGCATCGACCCGTCGCAGCCCTGGCAGCCGCGTGCACCCGAGCCGGACGCGCCGCCGGCCGGTTGGCGGCGGGCGATCGGCGCGATCGAGCGCCCGTGGTACGCATTGGGACTGGCGGAAACATGGCTGCTTCTGGGTTCGCCGGAGAACGCGGCGGCGGCGGTGCAGCGCGGATTGGAGCGATTTCCGCGGGATAGAGAGCTGGGGTTGCTGCTGGCCGGGTTGGACTACGGATTGGAGCGCGGAGCGGACGCAGCGCGGCTCATGGCCGATCTGGGACCGACGCCGGTTGAGGCGGCGGGCGCGCGACACCTGGCGGCGCGCGTGCTGGCGGGCCGCGGAAACGCCGACGCGGCGATCGCGGCGCTCGAGGAGTCTGTGCGGCTGGCGCCGGACGCCGGCGCCTACGGCGCGCTAGCGCGGCTGCTTGCCGGCGCCGGGCGCGTGATCCGGGCGCGCGAGTGCTACGAGCAGGCGACGCGCCTGTCGCCACGCCAGGTCGAACACTGGGTCGGGCTCGGCATGTGCTGCGAGCAGGCGGCCGACCCGGACGGAGCCGTGCGGGCTTACACCGAGGCGCTTCGAATCGACGGCTCGCGCGCGGAGATTCACAATCAGCTCGGCATTCTCTACGCGAAGCGCGGCGACGCGGCGGCCGCGCGGCGATGTTTCGAGCGGGCGCTGGCGGTCAAGCCGGACTATGCATCGGCGCGGGCGAATCTGCAGCGCGTGTCGCAGATGAACCCGTAG
- the argK gene encoding putative GTPase ArgK → MARPERILISKIGLDGHDRGAKLIVRNLRDAGMEVIYTGLWQTPASTVIAALQEDVDVVGVSLLSAAHMTIMPELQRLMRDAGIGETPLIVGGIIPEDDGKALRERGIDGVFNPGTPMETVIGTLRQLSERHRARRVAAGPPRDLLTPVGLARAITWIVDGRGAHLAAAGSAARNAARIGVTGAPGVGKSTFIGKLARQLRERGRKVAVVAVDPTSPLTGGSVLGDRLRMMSSESDPGLFVRSLSSEGHAGGLAPHAGDVAQLLASVGFEVVLIETVGAGQNDTQIRSLADDVLLVLMPGAGDSVQFAKAGVVEIATGFVVNKSDLPGVDTTVKQLRENLEDGRPVWTVNSLRAEGLEPVCDWVESKLS, encoded by the coding sequence ATGGCCCGTCCAGAACGCATCCTCATCTCGAAAATCGGCCTCGACGGACACGACCGCGGCGCCAAACTCATCGTGCGAAACCTCCGCGATGCCGGGATGGAGGTTATTTACACCGGCCTCTGGCAGACCCCCGCCAGCACGGTCATCGCCGCCCTTCAGGAAGACGTGGACGTGGTCGGCGTCAGCCTGCTCTCCGCCGCCCACATGACCATCATGCCCGAGCTCCAGCGGCTGATGCGCGACGCCGGCATCGGTGAAACCCCCCTGATCGTCGGCGGTATCATTCCCGAAGACGACGGAAAGGCCCTGCGCGAGCGCGGCATCGACGGCGTTTTCAACCCCGGCACCCCCATGGAAACCGTCATCGGCACGCTGCGGCAGCTTTCCGAGCGGCACCGTGCGCGCCGCGTCGCCGCCGGGCCGCCGCGCGATCTTCTCACACCGGTCGGTTTGGCGCGGGCGATCACGTGGATTGTCGATGGCCGAGGCGCTCATCTTGCCGCGGCCGGCAGCGCGGCCCGTAATGCAGCGCGCATCGGCGTCACGGGCGCGCCGGGCGTCGGCAAGAGTACGTTCATCGGCAAACTCGCTCGGCAGCTTCGCGAGCGCGGCCGCAAGGTCGCCGTCGTCGCCGTCGACCCCACCAGTCCACTCACCGGCGGCTCGGTGCTGGGCGATCGTCTGCGGATGATGAGCAGCGAGAGCGACCCCGGCCTCTTCGTCCGCAGCCTCTCGTCGGAAGGCCACGCCGGCGGCCTCGCCCCGCACGCCGGCGACGTGGCCCAGCTCCTGGCGAGCGTCGGCTTCGAGGTCGTGCTGATCGAAACGGTCGGCGCGGGCCAGAACGACACCCAGATTCGCTCACTGGCCGATGACGTGCTGCTGGTGCTCATGCCGGGGGCGGGGGACAGCGTGCAGTTCGCCAAGGCCGGCGTGGTTGAAATCGCGACCGGCTTCGTCGTCAATAAATCCGACCTGCCCGGCGTCGACACCACCGTGAAGCAGCTTCGCGAAAATCTCGAGGACGGCCGGCCGGTTTGGACAGTCAATTCGCTGCGAGCCGAGGGACTCGAGCCGGTCTGCGACTGGGTCGAATCGAAGCTCTCCTGA
- the yegE gene encoding putative diguanylate cyclase YegE, producing MAKTDVHLNVVQASDSDWCHELPDSVIEARRLASLDSFLDDAALGFHWSILDSLEDGVYITDLDRRIRYWSRSAERITGFAAEEVLGHSCSDKILRHMNAEGVCLCEAGCPLRAVMGDGRTRSANVFLHHKAGHRVPVHVWGVAIRDLTGTVIGAFETFSDTTETCAAIERVHALENVAFVDALTGVPNRRSFESEFAGRLATLRHGGPAFGLVLCDIDHFKRFNDEHGHDVGDAVLTMVARTLRHACRSGDMMARWGGEEFVILTGDAVGERVRAMAERFRSVVEHSWLDRNGLMLQVTISLGATIAGPEDDQGTLFKRVDELLYASKQAGRNRVTM from the coding sequence ATGGCCAAGACCGACGTTCACCTCAACGTTGTGCAGGCGAGCGACAGCGACTGGTGCCACGAACTGCCAGACTCGGTAATCGAAGCCAGGCGCCTGGCGTCGCTCGACTCGTTTCTCGATGATGCCGCGCTCGGCTTTCACTGGTCGATCCTCGACAGCCTCGAGGACGGCGTTTACATCACCGACCTGGATCGCCGAATCCGCTACTGGTCCAGGTCGGCCGAGCGGATCACAGGGTTCGCGGCGGAAGAGGTGCTGGGGCACTCCTGTTCCGACAAGATTCTGCGGCACATGAACGCGGAAGGAGTCTGTCTGTGTGAGGCCGGTTGCCCGCTGCGAGCGGTGATGGGCGACGGACGGACGCGCTCGGCCAACGTTTTTCTGCATCACAAGGCGGGGCATCGTGTCCCGGTTCACGTGTGGGGCGTCGCCATTCGCGACCTCACCGGCACGGTCATCGGCGCCTTCGAGACGTTTTCGGACACGACCGAAACGTGCGCGGCCATCGAGCGCGTCCATGCTCTCGAAAATGTCGCGTTTGTGGACGCGCTGACCGGCGTCCCCAACCGACGCAGCTTCGAGAGCGAGTTCGCCGGGCGGCTGGCGACGCTGCGGCACGGGGGGCCTGCGTTCGGCCTGGTCCTCTGCGACATTGATCATTTCAAGCGCTTCAACGATGAGCACGGCCACGACGTTGGCGATGCGGTGCTCACCATGGTGGCGCGCACCTTGCGGCACGCCTGCCGGTCCGGCGATATGATGGCGCGCTGGGGTGGCGAGGAGTTCGTCATTCTCACCGGGGACGCCGTGGGTGAGCGCGTCCGGGCGATGGCGGAGCGCTTTCGCAGCGTGGTTGAACACTCCTGGCTTGACCGCAACGGCCTGATGCTCCAGGTGACGATCTCGCTGGGCGCCACGATCGCCGGACCGGAAGACGACCAGGGTACACTGTTCAAGCGCGTGGACGAGTTGCTCTACGCGAGCAAGCAAGCCGGTCGAAACCGCGTGACGATGTAA
- the coaE gene encoding Dephospho-CoA kinase, protein MGKMPVPPQKTRSQRFRPVRISQTPVRSTKPIIGICGGIGSGKSAVSAELERLGCCVISSDRLNNEVLAEPEVLAQLKAWWGERVVRPAEGRAVAGAGPAAGAVPDRRRIAEIVFSDATQKQRLENLTHPLIARRRASIISAVEQNPAVKAIVLDSPLLFESNLDRLCNAIIFVQTAEARRLHRLQQSRNWNEQEVRRREHWQLPLEEKRRRSGYLIDNDGSPDQLHTQVSTILDEIVARHVARSE, encoded by the coding sequence ATGGGCAAGATGCCCGTTCCACCCCAAAAAACAAGGTCACAACGGTTCCGCCCCGTTAGAATCTCCCAGACCCCCGTGCGAAGCACGAAACCCATCATCGGCATCTGCGGCGGGATCGGCTCGGGCAAGTCCGCCGTGTCCGCGGAGCTTGAGCGGCTGGGGTGCTGTGTCATTTCGTCCGACCGGCTGAACAACGAGGTGCTGGCCGAGCCGGAGGTGCTCGCACAACTTAAGGCCTGGTGGGGTGAGCGGGTTGTGCGTCCGGCCGAGGGCAGGGCAGTGGCGGGCGCCGGACCAGCCGCGGGAGCCGTCCCGGACCGGCGGCGGATTGCGGAGATTGTCTTTTCGGATGCCACGCAAAAGCAGCGGCTGGAAAACTTGACCCACCCCTTGATTGCCCGGCGGCGCGCGTCTATTATCTCGGCTGTAGAGCAGAATCCAGCGGTCAAGGCCATCGTTCTCGATTCCCCGCTCCTGTTCGAAAGCAACCTCGATCGGCTCTGTAACGCGATTATTTTTGTTCAGACCGCTGAGGCCCGCAGGTTGCATCGATTGCAGCAGTCCCGCAATTGGAACGAGCAGGAGGTCCGGCGGCGCGAGCACTGGCAGCTTCCGCTGGAAGAGAAACGACGGCGGTCGGGTTATCTGATTGACAACGATGGGTCGCCCGACCAGTTGCACACGCAAGTGAGCACCATCCTCGACGAAATCGTCGCCCGGCACGTCGCGCGTAGCGAATAA